In Candidatus Jettenia caeni, the DNA window ACGATAGTAGTTTTTTCCCTTTTCCTCTTTTTCTTCTCTCTTTTCACCTTTCAAGAAAAGGGTGTTCTCCTGTATTGAGATGTCTATATCCTTCGGGTCAATACCCGGTATCTCAGCCTTTACTGTAATTTTGTCATTTGTTTCTGATAAGTCAATAGGTGGTAGCCACATACCCGTTTCAGTTAAACTTCCCTCTCTAAAAATCCTATCCATCATCCTATTCATTTCGTTCTGTAATGAAGAAATAGTTGGCAAATACGACCACTTGGTAAGCTCTCTTGCCATAACAGGCTCCTTTCAAAAATTAAATTAATAAATGATAAAGCATTTGTTCTGTTATGAAGCAAAAATAATACCTAAAAATAATTTTTTACATATAATTTAATTAATATACCGCAAATTAATGATTTATGGCTTAGTAATATTATTCGAAGCATGAATAAGCACTGCCATATTGACAGTACAGTATTGAATAAATGCCACTAAGTTCGTACCATTATGTAAAAGTAATTTTTAATTTTCTTGAAAGGTTTAATAAAATTTGTTTTATTTATTCTCATGAAAATAAATAGAAACACTATAATTAAAGATCTTATTGAATTTCACCCGGAAACTCTTGCTGTATTTAAAAAATACAATCTCGTCATCGCCGGTGGTGTCCGTGGACCTAATGAGCCTATTGCCTTCTTTGCAAAGGCACATGAGGTTGATTATGATACCCTTGTTAAAGAGTTAAATGAAGCTATTGAAAAGGGTGGTGGAGAGCATATAGAAATACCGAAGCTTGAAGAAGACAAGATTTATGAGAAATTTGCTAAAACAGCTATCATTCTGACACTTACGGCAGGTGTAACTTTTGGCGCTATTATCCTGAGTTACATTGCTATGAAGGCAAATTTTAATTCGATTTACTATGCGCTCATTCAGGCACATGGCCACGCACAACTTTATGGATGGGTTGGACTTTTCATTATGGGCTTTGCTTTGTATATCGTACCAAGGGTAAAGAATACTCCTCTTCAAAACAAAGGCCTGGTAAATACCTGTTATGGACTTATTGTTACTAGCATTTTACTGAGAGCAATCATACAACCCTTACCTTTTCATGCTATTAGATTTTTACTCCTGGTATCCGGTATTCTTGAAATCCTTTCAATTTGCCTATTTATCTTTATTATTCTCAAGACTATTTTCTCAAGTAAAGAAAAGATCGCTGTCTTTGATAAGTTTTTCAAGATGGGAATTATTTGGTTTATCATAGCTGCATGTATTGATTTAGGAATGGTAATCTATTTATATGCCCATTCCTCCTACGAGATTCCCAGATCTATTTTCAGCCCTTATGTTCATCTTTATCTCTTTGGCTTTGTATGTATGTTTATTTTTGCTGTAAATATAAGGACTGTATATGCATTTCTCGATATTAAGCCTGTCAGGGAAGAAGCTGTCAACTCGACCTTTTGGATTTTAAATATATCGATCCCAATTTATTTCATTGCACATATATTTGCAGATAAAAGCGTCCTGGCGCTTCGCTGTTCACAGATCATTGTATTCCCTATGGCATTTGCTATTTTCGCATTTATCTATGGCTTACGTGTCTTTGAAAGGTCTACAAAAGAACTCCATGATGTAATTATGGATAGGAGCTATGCCAAGACGATTCGTACGGCGTATATTTGGCTTATCGTCAGCACTATTATATTACTTGTAATACCGTTTTTAGGGCATGGAACACACGTGCAGAAATTATTCCACGGTTCGCTGAATCACGCCCTCACCGTTGGATTCATAACGATGATAATTATTGGCTATGCATCTAAAATGGTCCCAACCTTTAAAGGGATTGATATGCATAGTCTGAAGTTGTCAAATATCACCTTTGTCCTGTTGAATATTGGCTGTTTTATCAGAGTATTCTCCCAAATATTAGTAGGTATAAGCGAAGGAAAATCAGTATTTTATGTAGCGGTTGGCACATCTGGCTGGTTTGAGTTGGCGGCGCTAGGTATTTTTGGATACAATCTATGGAAGACTATGGATACTACTATCCAAGAATCCAAGCCTTCGCTCCCTAAAAAATTAACTAAAGTTACAAAAGATACAAAGGTATTTGATATTGTAGATCAACACCCGGAAACACTTCAAATATTCCTGGATTTTGGATTTGCTCAAATGGCAAATCCAGTTATGAGAAATACTATGGGGCGAGTCGCAAGTATAGAGATGGCAACAAAGATGCATAACGTAGATCTGGATAAGTTCCTTGATGCCCTTAATAATAAGATTGCAGAAAAAAAATAAACCATTACGATCTGATATCAATATACTCCAGCCTTTTCACTCATAATAGACTTTTCCATTTCAAATTACCTCTTAAAAAGTAGTTTTCTCACTCTTTTTTGTCTAAAAAAAGAAATAACAAAAATGTGCCATGTCACATGACACACTTGTGTGACATGGCACACTTATACTGTTTTATCTAAATAATTAATTCTATATGTTTACATTCTATAACAGATTAGCTTTATTGATCTTATTTAAATAAAAATATACTTAAATTATTTTTTCCTCATTATGGTACATTTTTTGTTAATTAAAGATTTATATTCATAATTTCAAATTATTATACATTTTATTAAGATGCTCCATTAAGTAACAAATTAATAATAACAACGTCACACGATTCGCATAACAAGTCCAATTTAAGAAAGGAGATGGATAATGAAAAAACGTTTTATGTTAATTTGTCTATTTACCCTAGCTGCAGGAGCTATATCCTATCCCTATACATGGAATATTGGTACGACTCTGAGTAATAATATCGAATCTTATCATAAGGAAAAGCCTTCTCCAACCCGTGAACTCATGCGGATGATTAGCTCTCATATGTCTAAGATATTCGATGCTATAATGGCGGGGGATCATAATACCGTATCTAAGGAATCCAATGCAGTAGCTGAAACTAGTAAAAGTATCATGAGAAATTTCTTTCCGGAGGATGGGAAGATTGGAGAGTGGTTCAAAGAAACGGGCAAAGACCCAAACAATCCCGAAGAAGTAACTACAGTAAAAAAGGACTTTGAACAATATTCAAAAAGCATTGTTGATGCTGCAATGAACATTGCTGAAAATGTTAAAAAACAAAATATTGTTGAAACATATAAAAATTTTGACACCATGTTAAAAAATGCATGTTTTGCTTGTCATGAAACTGCCCGTCCGAAATGGCCAGAATGGCCGGAATGGATGCAGATAACCGGAGGTTAATTTATATAAGATATAGAAAAACTATCTTCTTATACCACCATTCTATATCTCAATCGCCCTCAAATTGTTTCTCTACTGAGATTTTTATGGCACGAAACAAATAGAAATAACCAAGAGGAGATTATGCAAGAGGAACAATATGTCTGCATCGTATGTGGTTACAATATGGTAAATTACCATCCAGACTTTTGCCCATTCTGCGGAGCGCCAAAAAAAAAGTTTATCACCTCAGAAGAGTGCTCTACAAGGTTTAAAGTGGAAGGTACTCTGATAAACGAAAAAGTGACACGCTTAAACTCCGTGCCGCCTCTCGGACTAGAACACGCCGCTTATCGTATCGAGACAGGTGGGAAAGTCTTCTGGGTAGATTGTCCTTCATGCTTCGACAGGAATCTAAAAACGGCAGACGTCATTACATTTACCCACCATCACTTTCTTGGTGCAAGTAATCAATACCGCAATTTTTTCCATTCCCAGGTATGGATCCATACGCTTGATTCTTCTCATAATATCTGTCGGGGATTCACTTTTGATACAACCTTTAAAGAAAATTTTGTTCGATCCTACATTGAGGCATTCCATATCGGAGGCCACACACCAGGCTTCACCTTGTATTTTCTTGAGGATGTTTTATTCATTTGTGACTATGTCTTTTTTAAAAAAACTGATATGCAATTTAACCCTTTTGGCCCGCAAGAAGAAACTAAGCAATGTGCAGCTACAATTAATAACGTATTACAGGGCAGAAGAATAAATAATGTTTGCGGGTTTAATTATGTAGCTGAGTACAGGGATTGGAGAGAAAGATTTGACCGTTTATTAAGCGAGGGCTAAGTATCAATTGATTGGATTCTTCCTGTTTTGTTAACTAAAAAATGTTTGACAATATACTAAGTAATTTTATAGAATATTAAATTAGTTTTTTCGCTTGAGAATCTCTACATGTTAGGTTTATTCTCGGGAAATCAAGTTTCTTTCGAAAATATATTGCTGTAGTTAAAACGTAACTACCCCAGTAGCTATGCTGAGAGTGTTCTCAGAAGCACGGGATGTTTTTTCCTGATCTAGGAGGAGAAGGAAATGTTGAAAAAGTTGGGTCTTAGTGTTGCTTTTGCTGGTGCGTTAGCCTATAGTGGTGTATTAAATACGGTATTTGTAAGCTCTGTTACAGCAGAGGAGAAGAAAGAGGAAAAGAAGAAGGAAGGTGGACACCTCATACAATTAGTAACAGAAGAGAAAAAAGAAGAAAAAAAGAAAGAAGGACACCTCATACAAGTAACGACAGAAGAGAAGAAAGAGGAGAAGAAAAAAGAGGGTCACTTAATACAGATGACAACAGAGAAGAAGGAAGAAGAGAAAAAGAAAGAAGGACATCTCGTACAGATAATAACAGAAGAAAAGAAAGAAGAAAAAAAGAAAGAGGGACATTTAGTACAATAAGCAAGAATTGCTTAACGTAATAATGTATTCCTTAAAAATAACAAAAAAGGCAACTCAAAAGAGTTGCCTTTTTTGTTGCCATTATCGCCAAATTTTATCATGATAATCCTTGAGTACCTACAGTAATTCTTTCTTTATTATGATGCTTTCAGAAGGAAAGCATGTGCACAAAGCCCGGCGCCAAAAGCTACCATGATGCACCAGTCACCAGGTGCTATTCCTTTCTCCAAAATCTCCTGCAACACAAACCATACCGTAGGCGAAGACATATTACCATACCGGGCTAAAATATCACGGGTTGCTTTCAAATGTGTTTCGGAAATTCCAAGTTCATTTCTGATTGCATTAATTACCTTTTCCCCTCCCGGATGAAAGACCCAATGCTGTATATCTTCAATCCGTAATCCTCTTGGTTTCAAAAGATCCATCACTACCCTCGCAACCGTTTTACTTGCTATTTCCGGTATGAGAACAGAAATTTGATTATGGAGTTGACCATTCCTATAGATATAACGTATATCATTACGATATTGAGGATCGTAAAGGCTTGCTGAACCAACTAAAGCCAATCCTTTTGAACGCTGGCACAATATGGTTGCAGACGCACCGTCCGCAAAGATTGCATTCGAAACTATCAAACTCAAGTCATCAGACATTTGAAATGTGGCGCTGCAAATCTCCACCGAAACACTTACAATCACACTATCGATTGATCCACTAACCAGCCCTTTGCATATTTGCAAATTCGGAATTGCCCCTCCACAACCACTGCCAACCAAATCATAAGCTTGTACTTGATGAGACAATCCCAATCGTTCTATAAGATAGGTTGATATGCCAGGGCAAATATAGCCGGTACACGTGTTAACCACAAGTCCCGACACATCATTTACAGTCAATCCAGCCTGGATAAGGGCATTCGTAATCGCCTGAGAGGAAAGACCAACTGCCCAATTGGTAAAACGCGCAATACGGTCATCAGGGTTTTCGTTCACAAGACATTCGATATCTTCGACAGCAAGATATCGGTTCGATACACTTGGATGAGCAAAAACTCTCCGCATAATCGATAAGCTTCTTTGACTCAGTTTATCTGAGTAATATTTCATAAGAAACGCTTCAGCCTGGGCCTGGCTTATATGAAAAGGTGGCGTAGCAACTGCTATTGATGCTATGGAAACATCTTCCTTTAAGAAGTTTGAAGCCGTTATCTTATCACAGGTCATCTTTATGTATCTATTCTTAAAAACCTCAGTATACGCCGAATAGAACGTGTGTATCTCCACAAGGGAGTCCTAACTCCTAATCTGTATCCCAAACGATTAATTGCTGGTAGAATTGATAAACCAATAGAATTCGAGTCGATATAGTTCATGTGCGTGGCCAGAGTGTGATGCATCTTATCTATAAGCCAATCCTGATCAAGGGTAGGGGAAACATAAAACACCGGATCAAGCATTTCCGGTGAAGAAAGCGTCAAGACTCCTTCTTTTCGTGCAATATGTTCAAGTTCGGTTCCGGGATATATCCGAATTCCTATATTGAAAAATACGATGTCTCTCGGATGTATACATTGCTCTGCAAAACGTAAAGTTTCCCGAACTGTTTCTTCTGTTTCGCATGGACCACCGAGCATAAAGATCCAAAGGCAAGGCAACCGGTGACGTTGGATAATTTGGGCTGCATTATAGACGTCTTTCACGGTAAAACCCTTGCTAAGTCCCTCAAGGACAACACCAGATGCACTTTCAACAGTAATCCCAATACCAACAAAACCGGCCCGCTCCATTACCATAAGAAGATCTTCGTCGATAAAGAGTGGATTCAACTCCAGGCTTTGGAGGCGAACATTAAGTCGAACACGGGCAAGGTCTTCACATACCTTTACTGCATGATCATAAGGAGAATTAAACACATTGTCAACAAATTCGATATCCCGCAGTCCTTGGGAGGTGAGGTGTTTAATAGCATGAACGATAGCTTTGGGGTCACATAAACGGTAATCATGTCCTTCGATTTTTCTATAGGTACAGTATACACATTTGAAATGGCATCCAAGTTTGGTTTGAATGGGAACGGTAGATAATCTGGACAGATAGGCGCGCACATTAATCCACCGATGAAAATTAGGAACGAGATAACCATCTAAAAAGCGGGCTACATACCCGGTATTTCTTTTGAAATTATCATCCTCAAGGTATGCTATACCGGGTATCTTATTCGGCGCCTCACCTTTTGAAAGAGTCCCTAATAGCTGAGGAAAGACAATCTCTCCATCTCCTAGCACTGCCCAATCCGCTCTTGTATAGCGAAGCAATTCTTCAGGCATTACAGCAACTGCAGAGCCTCCCAGGATAACGGTTGCTTTTGTCTTATTACGAATACTGTTTACAAGAGGTTCTAAATCCTTGAAAAATGCTACCGGATTTTGCATATCATTATTGTCGATATTTCGAATGGAAAGGCCAACAATGTCTGGTTTTATCTTAATCAATGCTAACTCCACAGTATGGAGTGGGTCTGATTCAAACATCAAGTCCAAGACATTGACTGTATAACCAGCACGCTCTGCGGCCTCTGCAACCAGGCACGCGCCAATAGGCATAACTGGTACAGGGCCGCTATAGCGATTTGTGACAATAATGAGAATATTCACATTCTTTACCCTTTTCTCATCACTCTACAATAAGTTTTCCGTTCATTCCAAAATGTCCAACGCCGCAAAAGTGGGCACATTTAAAAGGATATGTTCCGGGTTCCTGAGCATAAAACTCAACGGTAGTTTTTGTTTTTGCAGGAATGGTCACATTAATTCCATACTGAGTGAGCTTAAAGCCATGAGTAACATCAAGGCTCTCTATCTCCAAAACAACATGAGTGCCTTGTTTGACATGAATTATATCAGGTGTAAATTCAAATTGTCGCGCAGTCATATAAATCTCCTGTACCGGAGCATCAGGAGGTAAATATTCTAACGCCTTTTTTTTCTCTCCAGAAGCACATCCAGAAAGAATAATAAAAACGAGTAAAAGAATTGTGTATTTCATTCTATAATTCCTCCTTTTGATGATTGCTCCCTATTTTATTCAAACACAGTAAATAAAAAACCCCAATATCCTCAACAGATATTGGGGTCTTGGCATCGTAATTATAATTATAATTTAAGTGACAACTCCATATTTTTAAACACCAAGACTATTGCAATTGATTATACTGTGAAATATAAGAGTGCGCTTTTCAATAAATTTATAATTTGACGACTTTTGCGGCCTTGTAGCCTTTTTGGTCTTTTACGATTTCAAATTCTACTTTATCTCCCTCTGCAAGAGTCCTGAACCCCTCAGATTGGATCGAGGTTTGATGCACAAAAACATCTTCTCCATTTTCCTGAGAAATAAAACCGAATCCTTTCTTATCGTTAAACCATTTTACTGTTCCAGTTGCCATTCTAAATTCACCCCCTTTCATTATTTTTAAAATTTAAAAACAAAAAGGCTACGAGGTTTCAGCCTGTAGCCTTAATTATCACTAATCATATAGAATATGTTTTTTCCCATGCAACCAAACCACATGTAATAATCTATCAAACACTATCTACAAAAGCAAGAAAAAATACTGATAAATTTTGCATCTTTGTATTTCTCATAAAGAATGGAAAAATATCAGTATTACTGACATTCAGAGGTTTTCACGAGCATCGAGAGATGGTGATTGATTTTTAAGAAGGTTACAAGAATCTCACCAGGAAAAATCTTCGGAAAGAAAAAGGTATACCGGGAAGTGATGCTTTTGAAATGCTTGCTACCAGGAAATGGGATCATCTGAGGTAAGCGGTTTTTGAAGTAGCAGGACAATGTTATTAAGCATCTTTATTAAGGGAATGGTAAAAATGCTAAGGGGTTGCCTGCAAAGCTCATATCCATGCCCGGAATTTATCCCTTTGGCGGCAGGGTAAATCCTATCTCGGTATGTCTTGAACAGGGATTAGTTGCCCATAGAGAATATCATCCCTGGATGTTTTTTCTGCCATCCCTACATGTTTTCTTTCATTCCCCTGTTTCACTTGTCATTCCCGAATACTTCCCCGTTTTCACGAGAACAAGTTTATCGGGAATCCAGTGCCTTTCCTGTTTTCTTCCCCATGCTCGAATATCAGTTATGAAAGTCATTAAAATAAATTCACATTATAGGTTAGTCTTTATTTCTTCTATTTCTCTCTTTATTTCCTCAGCATCAGGGGCATTTGGG includes these proteins:
- a CDS encoding cold shock protein — protein: MATGTVKWFNDKKGFGFISQENGEDVFVHQTSIQSEGFRTLAEGDKVEFEIVKDQKGYKAAKVVKL
- a CDS encoding putative cytochrome c oxidase subunit, producing the protein MKYTILLLVFIILSGCASGEKKKALEYLPPDAPVQEIYMTARQFEFTPDIIHVKQGTHVVLEIESLDVTHGFKLTQYGINVTIPAKTKTTVEFYAQEPGTYPFKCAHFCGVGHFGMNGKLIVE
- a CDS encoding heat shock protein; translation: MARELTKWSYLPTISSLQNEMNRMMDRIFREGSLTETGMWLPPIDLSETNDKITVKAEIPGIDPKDIDISIQENTLFLKGEKREEKEEKGKNYYRIERQYGSFSRSVVLPATVDTDKVTAECKNGVLEITLQKKEEVKPKQISIKVS